atattttttctctctatcaCATTGTACAGATTTTGTGACTCCACCCATAGACATATGGTAGCCCCGCCCTTCCACcctgttttgtggaatattttggCCTCTGAAAGGACTACAAATGTGATCTTTgtgtcatttgaaagctaaaaGCTTCATCTTTATGTAGATAGTATGTAGAAATTCATCATCAGTAgtcagaaacttttttttttattgctgaaCTTTTTTTTTCTGGACATTTGAGACATTACTGGATTATTTACCCAGGCCGGCTGAAAGACAAGTAGGAATAGATTCATTTTGTATAAAACAACCTAAGGTAAGAGCTTATTGAATGTTTGTGGCTACTCGGGGCTTACACAAGCGATGGATGAAGCAGACATGCGACTTTTGttaaaaaattcaacaaaataataatttcacttTGATTTTCTTTTGATGATTATTgaacaaaataatcaaataactAATAACTTTAATTGCCATTTATTAAAGATTTTTCAAacagttgtttatttgtttatcataTCTCAattgaacatgttacacatgttttttaacagtaaaataacttttgaaaaaacaaatatcaataaaattcttattttatgtcttttgtcAATGATAAAGTCTTGAGGGTTTAACCAGACTGCAttttactaatattattattattgttgttgtttttatacaacaaaaaaaaaattatataactgaatagcattattattattattcaatattatattacaataacCATAGTTGACTGGGTTGCAAAATATAATAATGACATTTGCTGAAACCATTTCACAAAGTGAACAAACAAAGGTGCACAGCTGACAGGTGCAATGTGTATGCAAAGatgttttttatagtttttttcccctctgcgtttcattgtttttactgtttttCACTGTCTATAACAATATTTCCATTGGCAGGACAGCATGGGcgaaacattatttaatttttgtacaaagaaatattttttttatttgatgacagcatttttatttttgggtaaactatacttTAAACTATGTGCTATGATGTTTGCAAGCTTGTGAAATCTTACCCTGCACTCCATCTGTTTTCTTTGTCATGGAGAAAAACCCTTTGTGGAGAAATAATAAATACAGGACGAGGTTAATTTGGTAGTTAGATGGAAAGACAGACTCAATGAAAGAAAATATAGAGCTCATCTTGCATCTTGATTTGTTtagtgaaataaatgaataaagtcTGAATTGTcaaaatgttgtaaatgtaatttatgaaTAGTGCAAAATATCTGAGAGacattaaaaacacaataaattcccttgtgttaaattattattaataattataaattggCCTCCAGATATAAGAATAAAGCAAAAATCAGATTACTTACCCAGTAAAAGTAACATGTACCGGTAGAATCCTGTCATTTTCTATTACAACCAGTTCTTGATTCTTACTGGATTATACTGAGGGTGCTTTAAAGAAAGTTTTACTGGGAAACAGATGTACTGTCATGTTATTTCAGTCAGTCTTAAGGAGGATGTCACATGATCTTATATCTCCTCCTCTTCTGTTCTATGACAAAATATTGTCTCTGCTTAGAAAGAACCgatatgaaaaacattttgtttttaatcccTTCCTTAGATAAAATACAGCAATGTTAAGTAGGGGTTGAATAATTATGATGGTTGAAATTCCTGCTATGCTTAAATAGTAAAAGTGTAATAACCGAGCTAAGTTGATTTACAGGATATAGAGTTGCGAAAGTTATCACAAgtatttttaaagtgttcaggggatcaagggttcgatccccacagccaccaccattgtgtccttgagcaaggcacttaactccaggttgggggtggggggagttgtccctgtaatagggcactgtaagtcgctttggataaaagcatctgccaaattcataaatgtaaatctaactgctatgtgcatagaacactatctcatagtattttatgtttacatttgccatttttagaaactgtcatcttttgcactactgtgtactggttgtACACTGTGCCtactgtcctgttcatttttagtaatttattgtactgtcccgtactttttgcagacatttgcatgtgcactttatataggtatgttatttagtctgtgtagtctcatgtggttctgtgtttgtcctatgttgttttatgttgcaccatggtcctggaggaacgttgtctcatttcactatgtactgtaataactgtatttggttgaacgacaataaaatgacaataaaaaacacttgacttgacttgatgtacaaaacatttaattgtgTGAATAATTATCTTTTCTGGCTCCAATCTAGATCACTTCAAATGTGTGATTCAGAGATTTCATttggaaaattacattttctacATATTCTGATTTTAATAATACACTCAAATCAGTTGaattgtcttgtttttcatgAGGACATGGTTACTCAAATACAGGTCCATCAAATCAAAAAGGGGCAGTGCTGGTTCAGTGGTTCAGGCTCAGGGTTACTTGATTTTCATGAGGGCATGGTTACTACATATTGAAGTAATTTGAATGTTCAGATTACACAAATTACTCATTCAGAGTGTATCAGGAAGTGGACTGCATTTTACTGTGTCTGGTACTCCAATACCAATGCTGGTTGGTGTTTTACAAAGAGAATGGGTAAATGGCCAACCACGTCCTTGTATGTGCTGTGAGTTTCAAACAAAGATGTTCTAGCTCCAGCAAGAGTATATTTACCTCCAAAAACACTTGCTCCCTTATTATTTCAAATAACGTCTGATTATAAAGTGTTCTTATCGTTCCTTAAGCACTTGGCCTTGCAAATAATTTGAGTAGGCATGCAAGTAACTAAAGTTCATTTGCTTATGTATGTAAATGATGTTGGCCTTATCTACTGCTTGAAAAGCAGGATTTAAGAAGGAGGCTAAGACAATTACTCAATATGTTGTGACGTTACTAGTGGAACAAAAGACATCGCAAACTGTACACTCCGAGAAGAAACAGTGAAGATGGTGTTTGGGGATTTGGTTTGTGCCAAACATTGTTCTTTGCTGGCCAAAAACtttacaattatttttgtcaaaaaGTTTTTATTGGCAATATAGCAAGCTCCAAGCATGACATAATCTTGGCTGTTCCCAGAGTTGTCTTTCTTACAGCTATTTCAACCAAAATGAAATCAGTTGACCGCAGGTAGATTTTAATTTTCATGTGTTGTTCACCCCCAATAAATTTCGATTTGCGAAGGAAAGTAACTCTTTTATCCTACTTTTGAGTTCCAAGAAGCACAACAGCACCTGGACGCGAGATGGACCaccatgtaaaatataattttcacaaAGCTTTTAGTTGATTGAATGAGCCTTTTTCGAAGCATTATGAAGCCGTTTTCAAAACCGTTTGAAAGGGAGAGTTGACCTCCTTCTAGacaggaggctcaaaaacaaagcgtgtgATGCTAAAGAGAAATACTTAAAATGTTAAACCTATTTTTCAGGTGCTTAAAATCTGAGCTATTGTGTTGCTATCTTTCAATGTTCATATTTTATAAGTGATGCAAAACACAAGTAATACTTACTCTTCAGCAAATGGAAGAACACACCAAGAAAATGAtctgaaaaaagacaaatataataacattataaaacaGTTACTGGTATCTAAAGCTGTGTAATACAACAATTATGCAAATCCACAAAATGACACTATAGATAGAGCAGATGCTAAGACCTGTGACACTTGATCATACTCGTCACTGTGGTTGACAGTTTAAAAACAATGGGGTAAATATGATCTATGATCAGTTTGATACCACTTACTGTAATATACTGATTTATATATGAGCCTTTTTATTCAATACACTAATGCTGTGTCTAAATTCAGGGGCATCTGACCGAAGGGTGTTTGTTGAAATGTTTTGTGTCACTTCACAATACATAgcagtgatgttcttttattgtatgtgaaatattttgaattaatttattcAGCTTCACTAGGATCATAAAAGTTGTCTTTAACCACATATTCTGTTAGAAGTAAAACTTAATTGTgcaaaattaatataaataaagaaatatcattaattaaacagaaaattatgGTATCCTATAGATACtacagaataaataaaattaataaaaaataaaaaggctttttttgttgattttattgGACATAACAGTGAAGAGCAGTGTCAGGAATTAACTTGTGCATTAAGGGAATTAACTTTGAGGGGCAATATTTACCCCTTAAATTGATTTCTAGGGGcattcattttttaattgttattatctTTATCTGTTCACTGCTGCGGACGATGACACATCACTgctatgtgtgtttttatgtgagaATGGTTGAGAGGCATTATAagcatttatttgattattagGTTTagtgtttattatattattaaatgggTGATGTCTGGTTATGTAATCCTTCTACTGCGACTGTTGGGTGTGTTGAGGTTCTCCCAACTAAACACGATAAACAGTAAAAATCGCGACACTTTTCGCGTTACAAATCGTAAGATGAAACCTCATGAAGGTCAGTTTAATttcatcaaacatttattttatagtatgACTTGTAAAAACATTAGACATACGTACCTTCAATTTTTCCACAGGTAATGGTCAATGACCGATGGTCAATTATAGTTTCCTAATATACAAAACTAACACAAATACAACCCTAACACTTAATGACTATTACTAATACTAACACATTAACGTTAATTACACAACTACTAAAGCGaaatacacacaaaataataaaaaagtgtatCAAAAACTAACAAATTATAATCAGTAAAGCACAATGGATTTCCAGTCAGCTGTTTAACGGAATTAACGATAGGTCGCGAGACAATCACTTTGAAATTCGCGCCACAAGCTCGTTGAGTGACAGTTTGGCTCGTGgcagttctgaatattttttaaaggaaCTTTTTCACAGGCTGTGACGCATTTCCGCAAATAACATAAATTGTGCAAAgttttatatgtttattgttaaagaaaatttacatttattattgtacTTATTTTACCctggtaataaataaaaataaaatgcaaaaaactgCTGTTGTTGATGGAGTGACTGTAAATTTGATATGTTTATCTCTTTTACTGCCTTAATCCAACTCTTTATATGTTGAgattattatttctgttttattctgaAATCAGTAGATTAATCACTACATACATagtaagaaataaaaacagaaaataaataaattgcaatacaatttaacatatttttttgtagCTTTTTGAGTAAATTGtagcataaattaatatttgcTGTTGTCTTCTATACTTTACTATACTTTTGCATTTCAAACCCCGGACATTTTAAAAGGGTCTGTGGtctccaacagcaaaataaatccATTATTgtgtttccatgactttccaaaagaggaaacAAATATAGAGAGATGGATTACATCAGTCAGATGTACTGTCCCACAGTAAACCCACACTTGCCCATGGTGGGCCCCCGCACGGGCATGTTTTCTGGGTTAGCTTTAACCATATCTTATAAATGTTGTTCAATCTTTACCTCTCTGTAAGTTTTTGTAAAGATTAAAGTTCATGGAATAAATAAATGCCTATTTTCTCCCAGAACAAACATGAATtaccaaacatgtttttgttaGACACAAGCGTGTTTTCACATTTTTATAAACTTGTACATAATTATATTGTTTGTAATTAAGTGTGTCCGTGATAATGAAGTCCAGTTTGATTTGcaacatataaatgtatttattcccCAAAGCGAATAAAGAGATGAAACATAAAAGTACATCAGAATAACACCAAATGCAGGACAGTATACAAGATATAAAATtagattaaacaaataaaaactgtaaagtttgtttatgtttataatCCACTGTAGttctcgcaaaaaaaaaaaatacttaaatcctttatgaacaattatttttttgcaaaaaaaatgttttaaatgagcgGGAGAATTAAACAAAGGAAATGTAATCGTGTGGGGGTGGAAACTTTCAAACATGAGGCGAGAGGAGGGACTTTCATTTGGAAGTCTTTGATTGGCTCTTTCCGGTCCGTCAAACTTTCAACTGTCCAATGAAATCATTGAATGTGTTTGACCAATGAAAATACGCCATCAGAGGCGCGCGTCATCTCCTCACAGAATTAGCATAGAGGAGGAAATAAATACTTCTGTGAGCTGAAAAAGAATCATTATTCTGAGTTTGTTCTTCAGATCATCATGCCTGAACCAGCCAAATCCGCCCCGAAGAAGGGATCCAAGAAGGCCGTCACAAAGACCGCCGGTAAGGGAGGAAAGAAGCGCAGAAAGTCCAGGAAGGAGAGTTACGCTATCTACGTGTATAAAGTCCTGAAACAGGTTCATCCTGACACCGGGATCTCTTCCAAGGCGATGGGAATCATGAACTCTTTCGTCAACGACATCTTCGAGCGCATCGGCGGTGAAGCGTCTCGTCTCGCTCACTACAACAAGCGCTCCACCATCACATCGAGAGAGATCCAGACCGCCGTGCGTCTGCTGCTGCCCGGTGAACTGGCCAAACACGCCGTGTCTGAGGGCACAAAAGCCGTCACCAAATACACCAGCTCCAAGTAGAAGAACATCCGGTTTCTCAACCAacccaaaggctcttttaagagccacacatGTTCTCATTTAAAGAGTGTTTCTGTGATTTAAGAGATTATGAATGTCAGTTGTGATGTGAATGTCCACAGCAAAGGTTCGTAGCTTGGGTCAATAAACACATTTAAGTACTGAATCGGAGCTTCATTCgaattggataaaaaaaaaaatgaagtgaTTGCGACGAGTCTATATTAAGCTAAAAACACGTGACCGCTTCAGTATCTTGTTCAGAAGAGGCGCAAAATCCCAGTGCAACTTTGAGCTCAATGGTACAGTAGCACAGGCACGTTATAACACTTTACTGTCTGTCAAGTATATTTATTTTCGATACCAAGTAATAGATTCACACATACATTGATTGATAGATGTGtatcagagagacagacagtgagagagaccgATCCAGgaacagaaaaacatggttacccccgtgtgtcaccccaatgttcaccacattgaccctcagtgtatgtgtgtatattcatttatgagtcagtatatgtcagttctcttcagttatttaaacccTGTGGTCTTCAGCAATTCTgaacctgttttgtatttatttttatatttgttaaattttttaaactaaatttaattatagattaagatgtagttctgtgTTTACGcaacctctgctttggcaatattgtactgTTTACATTCATGCTAATACATTCATGccctttgaatatatatatatatatatatatatatatataacaaagtaTCTTCATAAATGAAGCCATTTAGACTTGGGCTTGTTTATTTCTTATTTATAAAACCtaattttattgaacaaaacacaaaaacaacattaTAGCATTCATACATTCTTCAAAACCAATTTCAGTCATTAAACGTCATTTTTACAACCAGCAGATGTCAGTATTTTAAACCTTTAACTGAAGCTTATAATAATGAAcccattttcaaaacatttatgttgaaatccTCATTGCTTCATAAATCTGCCCATCACAAGTCTTTAGCTGGAAATCACACAATACACGCTTGGTTATTCCTGTACTTAAAGGGTTTAGATGTTAATAGCAAGCAAAACCCCATTTTCAAGTTCTCCAATGGACAGACCGATGTTTGACCAGTTTgaaagattaatatatatataaaaaaaaaaaaaggcttgtgACTGGaacaatttaaactttcagaaacTGAATAATTAGGTTGACTGCACACTGAGGACATCTGCTGCACAGGCGTGTAAATATGATGGGAAGACAAATtgataatgcagccaaggacaaattatgagaaacagaagtTATTAGTTCATCTCTGGAATCTTTTTGTCCGAGTCGTTTGTTCTTTTGTCATGGgtgaccttctgtctcaggtgcaggggacaatatttcatccccggcccgagctgtggaaccttcgtGTTTGGCTCCTGAAGGGTAACAAtggagggacacagggctttcaccTAATGTTATCGAgacattctaagtgctagggctccctctactagaagaatttacaccaataaatggggtgtctttgaaagatggtgctgtgcacataatgcagatccagttaactgccagattgcttcagttctggactttctgcaggaaaaattgttaGCAGGCACAtgcccgccactctcagggtttatgtggccgctctatcggcttgccatgccttgattgatggggtgccttggggagacatcctctgcttgctcgctttgttcgtggagccatgcgactgagacctcctgctaggaccaggatcccttcatgagacttagcaatagtccttgagggtctggttgagaccccctttgaacctctagagtcagcgtctgataaacttctgactctcaagatgttttttcttatggcaattacttctctaaaaagaattggggatctacaggctccgtctgtcttgccagcctgcttagattttgccccaggaatggctaaagcaattttgcaccctcatcctgactacctgcctgaggttcctttctcgactgtacatccggtcactctcgaagccttctgctccctgccgtttacaacgccggagcaggaaagacttcacggactttgtccagtccatgcccttcagacttctgtccaccgcactagccagtggcgtaagtcagagcaactattcgtttgccatgggggccgcaacggGGAGGgccaccaccaagcagactacgcagcatcaaagtgtagctttttgacagggaattcactgataaaagcggaacgagatgctgcgcttcattgtcGCACTGGGAGTAGTTCTTGAGGACCAGAGATATGATCAACAGTGTCGATAAAATTTGGCCTTGTACTCTGGGATTACATCGACTAACACAGAACCAAAACAAAGCTTGTATTTCCTACTACTGCTTTTAAACCGGAAGTACCTCCCATAATTTAAAAAGCAGCAGGCCAGCTCAGAATATTGCCGATACTGCTGTTTTAATGAGTctgttttataatatttgttttaaggtAAAAATGCATAAACTTTCCAGTAAATTTGTGTTCATGGAGAAAAAAAGTGTAGTGGGTAGTATcactttttttatcattaaaaaggaGGCTATAGATGCTATTATATCGCCACCATTGCAATATCTTTATAGTTTATGCTTAATATTTTGTGAGATTTATTTACACTTTGTTTTTATAAAGGATATTTCTCTCACAAAGAACACTTGTAATGGTAAAGTAATGTGTAATATttttgcagtagataatgtgtaatttgtcatgtttacattcagcATTATTGGCGCTAATGTGCTTACACTTTATATGTGACAATTACACTTtgctattgtattttatgatgacactgctttttttaaaagatgggtgtataaaagtgttaattcAGAATACAGACTGATGATAAAGCCTTGTTCACACCGCCAGCGACTTTGTTGCTTGGAGTCGCTAAACTCTGTGATCTGTGCCGCTAGTAGGTGTTCCTACTGTTGGTCAATGTAACGTTTTCTGACGACAGCACATCTGGCCAtagcttttgaaaatgttatcACAGATGAGACTTAATTCCAGTAAATTTAAGATGTCATTACagtttgacaaggaatcagttctcTTGTCTCTAAAAATATGCAGTTTGCTGTGTAGTGTTTTATAAAATGTGCATCAGTATTCAGTGCATTAAGTCATTAACACAACAATCTATCTATCATAACAAATCATTAACAAGATGATAAATCTATCATGAATTAattaatcaaactcactcagaatgcagACAGGTTCTGATACGCTTTTCCatataatctttttttaatatCCATGCATGTGGTTACAAATCCCTCACAACTCTGAAACTTGTCCTCTGTCTTGCCTACAATTGTCTCCAGTCTGCCAGGAGAACGATGACATGAGCTGGTCACTGGTGACTTTTTGTGACTCGCAGTGTCATTTTGAAGTAACCACAAATTTCGTGTCACTTGCATGACTCTGTCATATAGCACATGTCAGTTTGAGATGACAAATGTTCTTTTAACTGTGGTCTTCTGACTTTAAAGTCAATGGTTTATGAGGCGAGTTAATGTACAAGCCAGATCTCAGAGTAGCACTTACCTTTAAGAAGCAGTAAGACTGCAGGTTCATCCAGGCAAGTTCTTTCCCAGGTCGAATGCACATGGTTTTTAACAGGGAAACAAACACCTTCTGCACAACTACATTTGACTCAAATTGATATTCTGATAATATAATTGGTAatgaaaacatttgtattaaattaaaagaGTTTAACATTTGTCACTGCCTCAcgaagaagcattttcactatagTGAATCCCACTGCATATTTgctagaaaagaaaagaaaaaacacaacataaaaataaatgctgaatCAACAAAAATTGAGTACATGTGAAAATACAAATAACAGTGAAACATTTTACAGTGTGTTGGTTGAGTGGTCTTTTGTTTTCATGTATTAGGCCTATGATATTTTGATCGGATATCACTTTGGATGTGATTGATTCAAAACCCCTTCTAGTATTCAGCCTTTTAACAAAACTAAGCAAAAAGAACTATCCAGTTCTCCTGTACTTGCTGATAGAGATACTAACCCGCCCTCATCCTAACCCTGCTTTTAAAGACAACTAAACACTCAAACTAAACTGATCTGCTTTTGATAGTAGGTCTTTCATAGTATTGCTTGCCACAACATGTTTTCAAAACATATACATGGCAATTAAATCAGTGCATTCTTTCCACATGTACCTACAATGCCAGGACTTGTTGAGAGAGCAAGAAGCAGGCAGAGACAAGATATACCTGCAAAGTTATACAATCAAATATCAATGTGAGTTTGTGCAAACAAACCCTCACACCTCATGAATAGAGGAGCCTGAAACTACTAAAAAGGCCTATCAATAATTTTATGTAAAAgacttgaaaattaaaaaaaattcacaggaTGTCTTTGAGCTTCTGTTGGTTGGAAAACTAACGCATTCTGAGAGGCCAGACATTGTAGAGGTAATCACAAACTCGGTCATGGAGAAGTTACATTTGTCTAAACATAAACGCAGTGTTgagttacagtaaaaaaaaatattgcaagatATTGCACCACTTTAGTGAGACCAAAACTGACTGTCCCCACCCACacccaaaaataactttttaaatattaaaagcatTGTCCCCTACATCATGTGGAGTTGTACTGGTATGGACTGGCTGTGTTAGAACTGCTTGGCCTCCCTCATTTTTTTAAGCATGTGGCTTCCCAACACACATGTGCGCTTCAGCCACATTCATTTTGAATTCAAGGAGATCCATGATTATCTGTGGCTGAGTTCCCTTGCCTTTATTGTCTCTGTGAAACTCAAGCCAGCTGTTCACTACAGCAACATCAAAGACATGAGTAATATTGTGCAGTGGCCATTTGCAGGACCTGATATCAATCCTGTAAAGGCTGGTTAGTTTATCAAGCTTGTCCACCCCTCCCATGGCCTTGTAGTatttcttcataacctctgtatGCTTGACCTTCACAAATCGCCCCTCTTTCTGCTCCCACCTCACAACTTCATCTACATCTCCAACACCAACAAAGTTGGAGGCCAGCACAACAGAGCGGTTATCAATCCACTTCACTTGAACAACCTTTCCATCCCTACTCCTAACTTGAGAAGTTCATGGTTCCCCCGCCCTTTCTTTGACATTTCCTTGTCTGTCTGGGGTAGTGGGGTCTTTGCAAAGCGGGAAACCCT
The sequence above is a segment of the Xyrauchen texanus isolate HMW12.3.18 chromosome 2, RBS_HiC_50CHRs, whole genome shotgun sequence genome. Coding sequences within it:
- the LOC127617827 gene encoding histone H2B-like, which gives rise to MPEPAKSAPKKGSKKAVTKTAGKGGKKRRKSRKESYAIYVYKVLKQVHPDTGISSKAMGIMNSFVNDIFERIGGEASRLAHYNKRSTITSREIQTAVRLLLPGELAKHAVSEGTKAVTKYTSSK